A window of Nonomuraea angiospora genomic DNA:
CCGCCAGGCGGCCTTCGCCCAGCTCCGCACCGAGATCGGCCGTCTGTCGACCGAGCTGGCCGGCCGCATCGTCGGCGAGTCCCTCGAGGACGAGGTCCGCCAGAGCCGCATCGTCGACCGGTTCCTCGACGAGCTCGAGTCCACGCCGCAGGCGGTGCGCTAATGAGAGGTCTGAGCAGGACGTCGCTGGCAGAGGTCGAAGAGCGGTTCAACGCGGTCGCCGGTAGTGCCGACCTCGGTGCGCTCTCCGACGAGCTGTTCGCGATCGCGGATCTGCTCGACCGCGAACACGGCCTGCGCCGGGCGCTGTCCGACCCGGCCAGGCCGGGCGAGCAGAAGGCGGCCACCGTGCGCGCGCTGCTCGCGGGCAAGGTCAGCGAGGCCGCGATCGCCACGACCGAGGCCGCGGTCTCGGTCCGGTGGTCGCGGGCCGGTGACCTGGCCGACGCGATCGAGCGGCTCGGCGTCGTCGCCGCGGCCGCGGAGGCGGAGAGCCAGTCCAGGCTCGACGACGTGGAGGACGAGCTCTTCCGCTTCGGCCGCATCGTCGCCGCCAACCCCGACCTGCGTCGCGCGCTCGCCGACCAGGCCGCTCCGGAGGCGGGCAAGGAGCAGCTGCTCGGCGACCTGATCGGCCGGAAGGTCGCGCCGACCAGCCTGCGCCTGCTCAAGCAGGTCGCAGTGCATCCGCGTGGGCGTAGCCTGGAGTCGGGCCTGGAGGAGTTCATCCAGCTCGTGGCCCAGCAGCGCCAGCGCCTCGTGGCGGTGGTGCGTAGCGCGGTCGAGCTGACCGAGGCGCAGAAGCAGCGCCTCACGGCGTGGTTGAGCGCCTCCTACGGCCGTGACGTGCACCTGAACGTCGAGGTGGACAAGCGAGTGCTCGGTGGGTTCTCGGTCCGCATCGGCGACGAGATCATCGACACCACCATTGTGGGACGAATCGAAGAAGTCCGCCGCCGGTTGGCCGGCTAGGCGAATAGGGAGACAGAGTAGAGATGGCGGAGCTTACGATCCGGCCGGACGAGATCCGGGACGCGCTTGAGCGCTTCGTCCAGGCGTACGAACCGGAAGGCGCCGCGCGCGAGGAGATCGGGACCGTCGTCGACGCCGGCGACGGCATTGCCCATGTCTCCGGCCTTCCCTCGGCGATGGCGAACGAACTGCTCGAGTTCGAGGACGGCACGCGCGGCCTGGCGCTTAACCTCGACACCCGCGAGATCGGTGTCGTTGTCCTGGGCGACTTCAGCAAGATCGAGGAAGGCCAGACGGTCCGCCGGACGGGCGAGGTCCTGTCCGTGCCCGTCGGCGACAACTTCCTCGGCCGCGTGGTCGACCCCCTGGGCATCCCGCTCGACGGCAAGGGAGCCATCGAGGCCGAGGCCGTTCGCGCCCTCGAGCTTCAGGCGCCCACCGTCGTCCAGCGGCAGCCCGTGAAGGAGTCGCTGGCGACCGGCATCAAGGCGATCGACGCCATGACCGCGATCGGCCGTGGCCAGCGCCAGCTGATCATCGGTGACCGTGGCACCGGCAAGACCGCGATCGCCGTCGACACCATCCTCAACCAGCGCGAAAACTGGGCCTCCGGTGACCCCACCAAGCAGGTCCGGTGCGTCTACGTCGCGGTCGGCCAGAAGGGCTCGACCATCGCGCAGGTGCGCGCCCGGCTGGAGGAGGCCGGCGCGATGGAGTACACCACCATCGTCGCCGCTCCGGCCTCCGACCCCGCTGGTTACAAGTACATCGCGCCCTACGCCGGCTCGGCGATCGGTCAGCACTGGATGTACCAGGGCAAGCACGTCCTGATCGTCTTCGACGACCTGACCAAGCAGGCGGACGCGTACCGCGCCGTCTCGCTGCTGCTGCGCCGCCCGCCGGGCCGTGAGGCCTTCCCCGGCGACGTCTTCTACCTCCACTCTCGTCTGCTGGAGCGCTGCGCCAAGCTCTCCGACGACATGGGCGGCGGCTCCATGACCGGCCTGCCGGTCATCGAGACCAAGGGCAACGACGTCTCGGCGTTCATCCCGACCAACGTCATCTCCATCACCGACGGCCAGGTCTTCCTCGAGACCGACCTGTTCAACGCCGGTGTGCGGCCCGCCATCAACGTCGGCGTCTCGGTGTCCCGAGTCGGTGGCTCCGCGCAGGCCAAGGCCATGCGCAAGGTCGCGGGCACGCTGCGTCTGTCGCTGTCGCAGTACCGTGACCTGGAGGCCTTCGCGGCCTTCGCCTCCGACCTGGACGCCGCGTCCAAGGCTCAGCTGGAGCGCGGTCAGCGGCTGGTCGAGCTGCTCAAGCAGCCCCAGTACAGCCCGTTCTCGCTGGAGCGCGAGGTGGCCTCGATCTGGGCGGGCACCACGGGCGAGCTGGACGACGTGCCGATCGAGGACGTCCGTCGCTTCGAGCAGGAGTTCCTGGACTACATCCAGGCCTCCCACAAGGGCATCTTCGACACCATCCGTGAGACCAGGGACCTGTCCGACGACACGGTGACCGCTCTGAAGGACGCTGTGACGGACTTCAAGAAGGGGTTCACCACCTCTTCGGGCGAGCTGCTGGTCAAGGACGAGCCGGTGGCGCCGCTGGGCGCCGAAGAGGTCGGCCAGGAGAAGATCAAGAAGGTCGTCCGTCCGGCGGAGAAGAAGTAGGACATGGGTGCCCAGCTAAGGCTGCTGCGGCGGCGGATCAGCTCGGTCAAGTCGACCGCGAAGATCACGCGCGCCCAGGAGCTCATCGCCTCCTCGCGGATCGTGAAGGCGCAGCTGCGGATGCAGGCGGCGCTGCCGTACGAGCGTGAGATCACTCGCGCCGTCACCGGCGTCGTCAGCAACGCGGCCAGCGTCGACCATCCGCTGACCGTGGCGAAGGAGAACCCCACCAAGGCGGGCGTCCTCATCGTCACCAGCGACAGCGGGTTCTGCGGCGGCTTCAACGCCAACG
This region includes:
- a CDS encoding F0F1 ATP synthase subunit delta, producing the protein MRGLSRTSLAEVEERFNAVAGSADLGALSDELFAIADLLDREHGLRRALSDPARPGEQKAATVRALLAGKVSEAAIATTEAAVSVRWSRAGDLADAIERLGVVAAAAEAESQSRLDDVEDELFRFGRIVAANPDLRRALADQAAPEAGKEQLLGDLIGRKVAPTSLRLLKQVAVHPRGRSLESGLEEFIQLVAQQRQRLVAVVRSAVELTEAQKQRLTAWLSASYGRDVHLNVEVDKRVLGGFSVRIGDEIIDTTIVGRIEEVRRRLAG
- the atpA gene encoding F0F1 ATP synthase subunit alpha — protein: MAELTIRPDEIRDALERFVQAYEPEGAAREEIGTVVDAGDGIAHVSGLPSAMANELLEFEDGTRGLALNLDTREIGVVVLGDFSKIEEGQTVRRTGEVLSVPVGDNFLGRVVDPLGIPLDGKGAIEAEAVRALELQAPTVVQRQPVKESLATGIKAIDAMTAIGRGQRQLIIGDRGTGKTAIAVDTILNQRENWASGDPTKQVRCVYVAVGQKGSTIAQVRARLEEAGAMEYTTIVAAPASDPAGYKYIAPYAGSAIGQHWMYQGKHVLIVFDDLTKQADAYRAVSLLLRRPPGREAFPGDVFYLHSRLLERCAKLSDDMGGGSMTGLPVIETKGNDVSAFIPTNVISITDGQVFLETDLFNAGVRPAINVGVSVSRVGGSAQAKAMRKVAGTLRLSLSQYRDLEAFAAFASDLDAASKAQLERGQRLVELLKQPQYSPFSLEREVASIWAGTTGELDDVPIEDVRRFEQEFLDYIQASHKGIFDTIRETRDLSDDTVTALKDAVTDFKKGFTTSSGELLVKDEPVAPLGAEEVGQEKIKKVVRPAEKK